In the Leptospira sp. WS4.C2 genome, one interval contains:
- a CDS encoding adenylate/guanylate cyclase domain-containing protein yields MIADFIEWYVSELSEVKTSAELFDKSIGYLQKLNFQIVRVSMGTRTLHPQVESLSYTWVPKGKLEYFDDTTNQLQHSKSIKESENGFLREVRFRLGSLQTSQFVVSPVQLVMSTKKPYYFSYADHKEETYPYPILDDLAPLGATGYFAVPIFQKGAGFAFLSLVTEKPSGWSHEELHFLNQVLKMISLQWINFIQNDLTESLLSVYLGKRTGSTVYSGKIYLGELDKIQSVIWFSDIRNYSGMSEKLSPPEVIQLLNDYFGLAIPLIEAHGGEVLKLLGDGILAVFPYTESNKTFVGKKALLAVRKLGEDLFRHNQIREKEAKLPIHHGVGLHSGEILYGNIGSTERLDFTVIGEAVNLTSRIAGMCGELGKAVLASANLANQIPVRWEELGEHKLKGIGSPQKIFAISERVKKKY; encoded by the coding sequence ATGATCGCTGATTTTATTGAATGGTATGTGAGTGAACTGTCTGAAGTAAAAACTTCCGCGGAACTATTTGATAAAAGTATTGGTTATTTACAAAAACTAAACTTTCAGATCGTGCGGGTTAGTATGGGGACTCGAACTTTGCACCCACAAGTAGAGTCTTTGTCCTATACTTGGGTTCCCAAAGGAAAATTAGAATATTTTGATGATACTACAAACCAACTGCAACATTCGAAATCAATAAAAGAATCTGAAAATGGGTTTTTAAGAGAGGTTCGTTTTCGATTGGGATCCTTGCAAACTTCTCAGTTTGTGGTGAGTCCGGTTCAACTTGTAATGTCGACAAAAAAGCCATATTATTTTAGTTATGCAGATCATAAAGAGGAAACATATCCGTATCCCATTTTGGATGATTTGGCTCCTTTAGGCGCGACAGGCTATTTTGCAGTACCAATTTTTCAGAAAGGAGCAGGTTTTGCTTTTCTCAGTTTGGTTACAGAAAAACCAAGTGGTTGGTCTCATGAAGAACTTCATTTTTTAAACCAAGTTCTAAAAATGATTTCCTTGCAATGGATCAATTTCATCCAAAATGATTTAACGGAGTCTCTACTAAGTGTTTACCTGGGTAAAAGAACTGGTTCCACCGTGTATTCGGGAAAAATCTACTTGGGAGAACTGGATAAAATCCAATCGGTGATTTGGTTTTCTGACATTCGCAATTATTCGGGGATGAGTGAAAAACTGTCACCTCCTGAAGTGATACAGTTGTTAAATGATTATTTTGGACTGGCAATCCCACTCATCGAAGCCCATGGGGGCGAAGTTTTAAAACTATTGGGAGATGGAATTTTAGCAGTATTTCCCTATACGGAATCAAATAAAACCTTTGTTGGTAAAAAAGCACTCCTCGCAGTAAGAAAGTTAGGTGAAGATCTATTTCGCCACAACCAAATAAGAGAAAAAGAGGCAAAACTCCCGATTCATCACGGGGTAGGTTTACATTCTGGAGAGATTTTATATGGAAATATAGGTTCTACTGAAAGATTAGATTTTACTGTCATTGGAGAGGCCGTCAACCTAACCAGTCGTATTGCCGGTATGTGTGGAGAATTAGGAAAGGCAGTATTGGCTTCTGCAAATTTAGCTAACCAAATTCCTGTTCGTTGGGAAGAACTAGGAGAACACAAACTGAAAGGGATTGGGTCTCCCCAGAAAATTTTTGCCATTTCGGAAAGAGTGAAAAAAAAATATTAG
- a CDS encoding NADP-dependent isocitrate dehydrogenase gives MGKIKVKTPLVELDGDEMTRIIWKEIKDRFIYPYLDITLEYYDLGVEYRDKTDDQVTVDSANAIKKHGVGVKCATITPNADRVKEYNLKQEWKSPNGTIRAILDGTVFRKPIIIKNIPAAVNSWKKPIAIGRHAYGDIYRDVEILVDGPGKVELVYTDASGNEKQRLLVNEFKGAGVALAMHNLDESIKSFAKACFTYALSEKISIWFATKDTISKKYHARFRDIFDNMAKEQDAAMKAAGITYSYYLIDDAVAQIMKNEGGQLWALMNYDGDVMSDMVASGFGSLGLMTSVLVSPDGKYEYEAAHGTVTRHYRKYQKGETTSTNSVASIFAWTGAIAKRGELDGTPDVVNFALKLEEAIIETIEGGEMTKDLLSLSTAAKKTELDTFQFMEAVQKRLDSKLK, from the coding sequence ATGGGAAAAATTAAAGTAAAAACACCGCTTGTTGAGTTAGACGGCGATGAAATGACAAGAATTATCTGGAAAGAAATTAAAGATCGTTTCATCTACCCTTACTTAGACATCACTTTGGAATATTATGACTTAGGTGTTGAATACCGTGATAAAACAGATGACCAAGTCACTGTAGATTCTGCTAATGCGATCAAAAAACATGGCGTAGGTGTTAAATGTGCAACCATCACTCCGAACGCAGACCGTGTAAAAGAATATAACTTAAAACAAGAATGGAAATCACCTAACGGAACCATCCGTGCTATTTTGGATGGAACAGTTTTCCGTAAACCTATCATCATCAAAAATATTCCAGCTGCAGTCAACTCTTGGAAAAAACCAATTGCGATTGGAAGACATGCTTACGGTGATATTTACCGCGATGTGGAAATCCTAGTTGATGGCCCAGGAAAAGTAGAACTAGTATATACGGATGCTTCTGGTAACGAAAAACAAAGATTGCTCGTGAATGAATTCAAAGGTGCTGGTGTTGCTCTTGCTATGCACAACTTAGATGAATCCATCAAGTCTTTTGCTAAAGCATGTTTTACTTATGCTTTGTCCGAAAAGATTAGCATTTGGTTTGCAACAAAAGATACGATCTCTAAAAAATACCATGCTCGTTTCCGTGATATCTTTGATAACATGGCAAAAGAACAAGACGCTGCTATGAAAGCTGCAGGTATTACTTATAGTTATTACCTCATCGATGATGCAGTAGCGCAGATCATGAAAAACGAAGGTGGACAACTTTGGGCCCTTATGAACTACGACGGTGACGTTATGAGTGATATGGTGGCTTCTGGGTTTGGTTCCCTTGGTCTTATGACTTCTGTTTTAGTCTCACCAGATGGAAAGTATGAGTATGAAGCGGCACACGGAACTGTGACTCGCCACTACCGTAAATACCAAAAAGGAGAAACCACTTCGACAAACTCTGTAGCGTCTATTTTTGCTTGGACGGGAGCTATTGCGAAACGTGGGGAACTTGACGGAACTCCAGATGTAGTGAACTTTGCTTTGAAATTGGAAGAAGCGATCATTGAAACCATCGAAGGTGGTGAGATGACAAAAGACTTACTTTCTCTTTCAACAGCTGCGAAAAAAACAGAGTTGGATACCTTCCAATTTATGGAAGCTGTACAAAAACGTTTGGATTCTAAGCTAAAATAA
- a CDS encoding MBL fold metallo-hydrolase, whose product MKITLFGVRGSLPTPISKQEQREKTLKILQMAKEEWRKDPAGFSEEEFLNHLPIPLSQDLGGNTTCVFIEGDGGEKVILDMGTGLRVLGNQMAPQAFSGEDMDIHILVSHTHWDHIQGWPFFKPGYSPSCNIHFYSCIENLEERLVRQQHPENFPITFQQMASKKHFHLWKEFESYMLGGLKIIPFGLRHPGSCTGYRIREGNKIFLFCTDVEYREEDREHLIKMKPQIAGADLIIIDAQYSTAEAEKKLGWGHTAVSKAVEFAEMMEIRSVVLTHHEPDHTDHEVARIILDEARLIKPGGMQVHIAHEGQKFIL is encoded by the coding sequence ACACCGATTTCTAAGCAGGAACAACGGGAGAAAACTTTAAAGATTCTCCAAATGGCCAAAGAAGAGTGGCGAAAGGATCCTGCTGGGTTCTCAGAAGAGGAATTTTTAAACCATCTGCCCATTCCCTTGTCACAAGATTTAGGTGGAAACACCACTTGTGTGTTTATTGAAGGAGATGGGGGAGAAAAAGTTATTTTAGATATGGGGACAGGACTTCGTGTCCTTGGCAACCAAATGGCTCCGCAGGCATTTAGCGGAGAAGATATGGACATCCATATCCTCGTCTCCCATACCCATTGGGATCATATCCAAGGTTGGCCATTTTTTAAACCTGGTTATTCTCCTTCTTGTAATATTCATTTTTACTCATGTATTGAAAATCTAGAAGAAAGGCTTGTTCGCCAACAACATCCCGAAAATTTTCCTATTACTTTCCAACAAATGGCTTCCAAAAAACACTTCCACCTTTGGAAAGAATTTGAATCTTATATGTTAGGTGGTCTGAAAATCATTCCTTTCGGACTTCGTCATCCGGGATCTTGTACGGGATACCGGATTCGCGAAGGAAATAAAATTTTCCTTTTTTGTACGGATGTAGAATACCGTGAAGAAGATCGTGAACACCTAATCAAAATGAAACCTCAGATTGCCGGGGCAGATCTTATCATCATCGACGCACAGTATAGCACTGCTGAGGCGGAAAAAAAATTAGGATGGGGCCATACCGCTGTGAGTAAGGCAGTAGAGTTTGCAGAAATGATGGAGATTCGTTCCGTAGTGCTTACACACCATGAACCAGATCACACAGACCATGAAGTGGCGCGTATTATTTTAGATGAAGCTAGATTAATAAAGCCGGGTGGAATGCAGGTACATATTGCACATGAAGGACAAAAGTTTATCCTTTAG